AGATATTAAAACTGATCTTAAACCGGAAGAGCTGAAAAACATAATCGGCGGGTATGATGCCCTCGTTGTCAGGAGCAGTACAAAAGCCACAAAAGAGATAATCAATGCCGGGAAAAACCTTAAAATCATAGGCAGGGCAGGAATAGGTGTTGATAATGTAGACGTAGAATCAGCTTCTGTACGTGGAATCATTGTGATGAATACACCCGGAGGAAATGTTATAACAACAGCTGAACATGCCATTTCTATGCTTATGTCTATGACAAGAAAAATTCCGCAGGCTTGCAGTTCAATGAAAGAAGGGAAATGGGAAAAAAGCAGGTTTGTTGGAAATGAGCTTTACAACAAAACCCTCGGAATAATCGGAATGGGAAGAATCGGAAGCCTCGTGGCTCAAAGGGCAAAGGGGATTGAAATGAAGGTCATAGCCTTTGACCCCTTTCTCTCAAAAGAGTCAGCGCAGAAACTGAATATCCCTCTTGTTACTCTTGAGGAATTATTAAAAATATCAGACTTTATTACAATCCACGCCACGGCAACTGAACAGACAAAACACCTTATTAATGAGAAGGCGTTTTCTCAGATGAAAAAAGGCGTCAAGATAGTCAACTGCTCAAGGGGTTCAATAATCGATGAAAAAGCCCTGCTAAAAGCACTGCAGGATGGAAAAATTTCAGGAGCGGCGCTTGATGTTTTTGAAGAAGAACCAACAAAGAATCTTGATCTTGTGAAACACGAGAGTGTAATATGCACACCACATCTTGGAGCCTCGACAGTAGAGGCACAGGCAAACGTGGCAATTGACATTGCCGAGCAGTTAAAAGATTACTTTTTGAACGGAGTTATAAAAAATGCAGTAAATCTCCCGTCTGTTGACCAGACCTTGCTGCCTGAACTCAGAAAATACATGGACTTGGGAGAAAAACTGGGAAGCTTTGTTACACAGCTTTCAGAAGGAAGCCTTGAAGAGGTATCAATAGAATACCGGGGTGAAGTTGTAGAACTTGGAACAAGTTCGCTGACCCTTTCAGTAATCAAGGGGCTATTAACTCCAATTATGAAAGATGTTAATCTGGTAAATGCTCCAATTCTTGCTAAAGAAAGGGGTATCAAGATTTCTGAAACCACAAGCCACGATATTGAAAACTTTGCAAGTCTTATTCAGGTGAGATTAAAGACAGACAGAAAAACTAATCTTGTCGCAGGAACCATTTTCCACAAAACATCGCCTCGAATAGTCCGTATTGATGAATATGACCTTGAAGCCCCTCCAAGCAGATTTATGCTCGTATTTTCCAACAAGGATGCCCCTGGGGTAATCGGGAGAATCGGGACTCTCCTTGG
Above is a genomic segment from Candidatus Schekmanbacteria bacterium RIFCSPLOWO2_02_FULL_38_14 containing:
- a CDS encoding phosphoglycerate dehydrogenase; its protein translation is MKILISDKLSKEAVDILSSTPGLEVDIKTDLKPEELKNIIGGYDALVVRSSTKATKEIINAGKNLKIIGRAGIGVDNVDVESASVRGIIVMNTPGGNVITTAEHAISMLMSMTRKIPQACSSMKEGKWEKSRFVGNELYNKTLGIIGMGRIGSLVAQRAKGIEMKVIAFDPFLSKESAQKLNIPLVTLEELLKISDFITIHATATEQTKHLINEKAFSQMKKGVKIVNCSRGSIIDEKALLKALQDGKISGAALDVFEEEPTKNLDLVKHESVICTPHLGASTVEAQANVAIDIAEQLKDYFLNGVIKNAVNLPSVDQTLLPELRKYMDLGEKLGSFVTQLSEGSLEEVSIEYRGEVVELGTSSLTLSVIKGLLTPIMKDVNLVNAPILAKERGIKISETTSHDIENFASLIQVRLKTDRKTNLVAGTIFHKTSPRIVRIDEYDLEAPPSRFMLVFSNKDAPGVIGRIGTLLGENKINIAGMILGRAEPQGMAVSIVNVDSEISKEILDRIENLPNIIDAKLVRL